A part of Crassostrea angulata isolate pt1a10 chromosome 5, ASM2561291v2, whole genome shotgun sequence genomic DNA contains:
- the LOC128185446 gene encoding uncharacterized protein LOC128185446 has product MATQTDIIEDLNDHSNARESRNVIHIPGEAGMKLKGFIEGAPLEWKLDTGAINTFITEDAYYSILPEQRPVLEFAKKRFQAADGNNLRVIGTAKMLISFNGFSVIFRVFVGGVKTNLLGLDFITKFRCQWNFDNNSCVLNCASDISLQGSHVFSVEDCVIPPHHEAIIKARGYSGIGGGEGILVPLQNFVLSHGLAVARVVVNLDAKGNCIFLRVFNPFEEEVRVKENTAVAFIEPVECVSSPVNVTEDVSSVDVTNRKLPGFLEQVFIGGCEHLTDEQTKKFKEFLLSRVEAFADPSKPAERARVGEHVIKLKQEIPFKEAVRRVPIFKREVLDNEITKLEEQGLIEKSESPWSSPLVLVQKKDKS; this is encoded by the coding sequence ATGGCAACACAAACAGATATTATAGAGGACCTGAATGATCATTCTAATGCAAGAGAAAGCCGAAACGTTATACACATTCCTGGAGAAGCTGGAATGAAGCTAAAAGGGTTCATAGAAGGAGCACCATTAGAATGGAAATTAGACACAGGAGCCATCAATACGTTCATAACAGAAGATGCCTATTACAGCATTCTTCCAGAACAACGACCAGTACTTGAGTTCGCAAAGAAGAGATTTCAAGCTGCAGATGGAAACAACTTGCGTGTTATTGGAACAGCTAAAATGTTGATATCATTCAATGGGTTTAGTGTGATATTTCGTGTATTCGTTGGAGgtgttaaaacaaatttactTGGATTGGATTTTATTACGAAGTTTAGATGCCAGTGGAATTTTGATAACAATTCGTGTGTCCTAAATTGTGCATCAGATATCAGTCTACAAGGATCTCATGTGTTTTCTGTAGAGGATTGTGTAATTCCGCCTCATCATGAAGCAATTATTAAAGCCAGAGGTTACTCAGGAATAGGAGGAGGAGAGGGAATATTGGTGCCCTTGCAGAATTTTGTACTTAGTCATGGATTAGCAGTTGCTCGTGTGGTTGTGAATTTGGATGCAAAAGGAAATTGCATATTTCTACGAGTATTTAATCCATTTGAGGAGGAAGTACGTGTAAAAGAGAATACGGCCGTAGCATTTATTGAACCAGTGGAGTGTGTTTCATCACCTGTCAACGTAACAGAAGACGTGTCTAGTGTGGATGTTACAAATAGGAAATTGCCAGGTTTCCTTGAGCAAGTGTTCATAGGAGGATGTGAACATTTAACTGATGAGCAGACGAAGAAATTCAAAGAATTCCTCCTGAGTCGTGTAGAGGCTTTTGCAGATCCGAGTAAACCAGCTGAGAGGGCGCGTGTTGGAGAACAtgttattaaattaaaacaagaaatacCTTTTAAGGAAGCGGTACGAAGGGTTCCGATCTTTAAACGTGAAGTGTTGGATAATGAGATCACGAAACTGGAAGAACAAGGACTTATTGAGAAGTCTGAAAGCCCGTGGTCATCTCCCCTTGTTTTAGTACAGAAGAAAGATAAGAGCTGA
- the LOC128185447 gene encoding uncharacterized protein LOC128185447, giving the protein MAYHQIPMHKADKEKTAFATPRGGLYQYTVMPFGLCNAPATFQRVIEKVLSGLQWRISVLYLDDIIVHSHDFDTHLENLNLVLDRLQAANLKLKAKKCNFFQREVNFLGHVVSQEGIKTDLSKITLVKEWKIPSNVTELRSFLGLAAYYRRFIQGFAKIAKSLHALTGKNNTWNWTTECTEAFELLKERLVSAPILGYPDVTGGEFILDTDASNEAIGAVLSQKQDGREVVICYGSRVLSNSEKNYCVTRKEMLAVVYFIKQFKHYLLGREFLLRTDHGSLVWLHKMKEPEGQMARWLEQLGPYTFKIEHRSGKQHGNADAMSRIPCDSTCKQCKYRPFDSDNKTFSHVRELRKTLGDIKEDEEDVLEFDRLFSVNVSECAPISRNSRRKANRPARAKARSQPTEPLDIQNIRKHQIEDNGMRIIIKWQEKGEKPPLSVISCENSECKFWFSRWELLFMDRGILCIRWIQSGTGKEDYKICVPRKLRSVILWQLHDSNCAGHMGEKRTLAKVRSSVYYWPRMRQSVHDYVLSCDICEERKNPPRTKRSRMKQHFSGEPFERIAIDITGPFPKSDKGYSYLLVVADYFTKFMEIFPLVNIEAETVAEVIFKGWIKRYGCPSEIHSDQGRQFESHLFQGLCRIFQINKTRTTPYHPRSDGMVERLNRTIKEMLSKYISSHQTDWDRYIDGIVLAYNTTPHETTGISPYRMLFAREANLPLNLMTEKDTTDSDREISDAKYVRNLENNLREIHQLAREAMKNNSNRQKRNFDKNIRELSYEVGDLVRRSQPKIVEGTKQKLARKWTGPWIVTRRLSDVLYQIKHAKNSKPVIIHADNLKRYHGSKTLSGVNSDSDEPDDSSEPLPDRTDPPVATPHTESAELQRTGREMDKVSQPTTTLTRRGRAVKIPKRFL; this is encoded by the coding sequence ATGGCGTACCACCAAATTCCCATGCACAAGGctgataaagaaaaaacagcATTTGCTACCCCCCGTGGAGGATTATATCAATACACAGTGATGCCATTTGGACTGTGCAATGCACCAGCTACATTTCAACGTGTTATTGAAAAAGTTTTGAGCGGATTACAGTGGCGGATATCGGTGTTATACCTCGACGATATCATAGTTCACAGCCATGATTTTGATACCCATCTAGAAAACTTGAACTTAGTACTTGACCGATTACAGGCagcaaatttgaaattaaaagccaaaaagtgcaactttttccAGAGAGAAGTGAATTTCCTAGGACATGTAGTTTCTCAAGAAGGAATAAAGACCGATTTGTCAAAGATAACTCTAGTGAAGGAATGGAAAATTCCAAGTAATGTCACAGAACTTAGAAGCTTTCTAGGATTAGCAGCGTATTATCGAAGATTTATTCAAGGATTTGCTAAAATAGCAAAGAGTTTACATGCTCTCACTGGTAAAAATAACACATGGAACTGGACTACTGAATGTACGGAAGCTTTTGAACTGCTAAAGGAGAGACTTGTATCAGCCCCAATTCTTGGATATCCAGATGTAACTGGGGGCGAATTTATACTGGATACCGATGCCAGTAATGAGGCCATTGGAGCAGTGCTATCGCAAAAGCAAGATGGCAGAGAAGTTGTTATTTGCTACGGGAGCCGCGTTTTGTCTAACTCTGAGAAAAACTACTGTGTCACAAGAAAGGAAATGCTTGCAGTAGTGTACTTTATCAAACagtttaaacattatttattagGACGAGAATTCTTATTACGAACTGATCACGGATCATTAGTCTGGCTGCATAAGATGAAGGAACCAGAAGGTCAGATGGCAAGATGGCTAGAACAACTAGGACCATATACGTTCAAAATTGAACATCGTTCTGGAAAACAGCATGGAAATGCAGATGCCATGTCTAGAATACCGTGTGACTCGACTTGTAAACAGTGCAAATACAGACCTTTTGATAGTGATAATAAAACATTCTCTCATGTAAGAGAATTACGGAAAACTCTTGGCGATATCAAGGAAGATGAAGAAGACGTTTTGGAATTTGACAGACTGTTTAGTGTAAATGTCTCTGAATGTGCACCGATATCAAGAAATTCGAGACGCAAAGCTAACAGACCAGCCAGAGCAAAAGCTAGAAGCCAACCAACAGAACCActagatattcaaaatattagaaAACATCAAATCGAGGATAACGGAATGCGAATTATTATCAAGTGGCAGGAAAAAGGCGAGAAACCTCCATTATCAGTGATATCGTGTGAAAATTCCGAGTGTAAATTCTGGTTTTCAAGATGGGAATTATTGTTTATGGATCGTGGAATTTTATGCATTCGTTGGATACAATCGGGAACCGGAAAGGAGGATTACAAAATATGTGTTCCACGGAAATTACGAAGTGTAATTCTATGGCAACTGCATGATTCCAATTGTGCGGGACATATGGGAGAGAAAAGAACACttgcgaaagtgcgaagttcgGTTTATTATTGGCCGAGAATGCGACAAAGTGTACATGATTATGTATTATCTTGTGATATTTGTGAAGAGAGGAAAAATCCACCAAGAACGAAAAGATCCCGTATGAAACAACATTTCAGTGGTGAACCGTTTGAGAGAATAGCCATTGATATTACTGGACCTTTCCCAAAATCGGACAAAGGATATTCATACTTATTAGTGGTTGCAGATTACTTTACAAAATTCATGGAGATTTTTCCGCTAGTGAATATAGAAGCTGAAACAGTTGCTGAAGTGATTTTTAAGGGCTGGATTAAACGGTATGGCTGTCCAAGTGAGATTCATTCCGATCAAGGGAGACAGTTTGAGAGTCACTTATTCCAAGGATTGTGCCGGATATTCCAGATCAACAAAACTCGGACAACTCCATATCATCCGCGATCCGATGGAATGGTGGAACGTTTGAACCGAACCATAAAAGAAATGCTGTCCAAATATATATCATCACATCAAACGGACTGGGATCGTTATATAGATGGTATTGTTCTGGCCTATAATACCACGCCACATGAAACTACGGGTATATCGCCGTATAGGATGTTATTTGCAAGAGAAGCAAACTTACCATTGAATTTAATGACTGAAAAGGACACTACAGACAGTGATCGTGAAATTAGTGACGCAAAGTATGTGCGCAACTTAGAAAACAACCTCAGAGAAATTCATCAATTAGCGAGAGaagcaatgaaaaataactcCAACAGACAGAAACGAAACTTTGACAAAAATATACGAGAACTATCCTACGAAGTCGGAGATTTAGTGCGCCGTAGTCAACCAAAAATTGTTGagggaacaaaacaaaaattggcTAGGAAATGGACTGGACCATGGATCGTCACAAGAAGACTCTCAGATGTTTTATACCAGATAAAACACGCGAAGAATTCAAAACCCGTTATTATTCATGCTGACAACCTTAAACGATACCATGGCAGTAAAACTTTATCAGGTGTTAATTCTGATTCAGACGAACCGGACGATTCTAGTGAACCACTTCCCGACCGAACCGACCCGCCTGTCGCGACGCCCCATACGGAATCAGCGGAACTTCAAAGGACTGGAAGGGAGATGGACAAAGTATCGCAGCCTACCACCACCTTGACACGCAGGGGTCGTGCAGTCAAAATACCCAAGCGTTTCTTGTAA
- the LOC128183210 gene encoding pyridoxal kinase-like isoform X2 — MCAKREFDQVLGFDVSTINSVQFSNHTGYKCFKGQVLNSDDLACLYDGLQENGISSFSHILTGYIGSQSFLEKVAEIVVDLKKKNPSLVYVCDPVMGDNGEMYVPAELLPVYIDKILPIADIVTPNQFEVEKLTGIKITSEEDAIEAMKILHSKGPKTVVISSSEFSSDGSITSLASTVANGEKEVYKVQFQKLNAVFVGTGDLFAACLLAWLEKDKDLKLALEKTIATLQSVIKRTFEKAKALAGEGNRPTPAQMELQLVQSKTDIEAPPNSYNAVAL, encoded by the exons ggtacaaatgttttaaaggACAGGTACTCAACAGTGATGATTTAGCTTGCTTGTATGATGGTCTACAAGAGAATGGCATTAGTTCCTTCTCTCATATACTTACAG GGTACATTGGATCTCAGTCATTCCTGGAGAAAGTTGCTGAAATAGTGgtagatttaaagaaaaagaacccATCGCTAGTATATg TCTGTGATCCAGTCATGGGAGATAACGGGGAAATG TATGTTCCAGCTGAGTTGTTACCTGTGTACATAGATAAAATATTACCTATAGCTGATATAGTCACACCAAACCAATTTGAAGTGGA AAAACTTACAGGGATAAAAATAACTTCCGAGGAGGATGCGATTGAGGCTATGAAGATTTTACACAGCAAGGGACCAAAAACCGTGGTTATTAGCAGCAGTGAGTTTTCTTCTGATGGCTCCATTACCAGCCTGGCCAGCACTGTGGCAA atggaGAGAAAGAAGTATACAAAGTCCAGTTTCAGAAGCTCAATGCAGTGTTTGTGGGAACGGGGGATTTATTTGCAGCGTGTCTGTTGGCCTGGCTGGAGAAAGATAAAGACCTAAAG CTGGCATTGGAGAAAACCATAGCAACTCTTCAGAGTGTTATAAAACGGACATTTGAGAAGGCTAAAG CTCTAGCCGGGGAAGGAAATCGACCAACACCAGCACAAATGGAGTTACAACTGGTTCAGAGCAAAACGGACATTGAGGCTCCTCCCAATAGCTACAACGCTGTAGCATTATAA